From a single Paraburkholderia youngii genomic region:
- a CDS encoding SDR family NAD(P)-dependent oxidoreductase, with protein sequence MLLENRTIIVTGAASPRGIGKATARALAAQGASVVILDLRREDAQSAAAELGAKHLGLACDVTDKDACIAAARETLQRFGRIDGLVNNAGITQPVRTLEIGGKDFDAIVDVNLRGTLYMSQAVLPAMKEQNGGSIVCMSSVSAQRGGGIFGGPHYSAAKAGVLGLAKAMAREFGANHIRVNSITPGLIHTDITGDKLTPAMREDIIKGIPLGRLGDAADVANACLFLLSDLSSYLTGITLDVNGGMLIH encoded by the coding sequence ATGTTGCTCGAGAACCGGACCATCATCGTGACGGGTGCGGCGTCGCCGCGAGGCATCGGCAAGGCCACGGCCCGCGCACTGGCCGCGCAAGGCGCAAGCGTCGTGATCCTCGATCTGCGCCGCGAAGATGCGCAAAGCGCGGCCGCCGAGCTCGGCGCGAAGCATCTCGGTCTGGCTTGCGACGTAACCGACAAGGACGCCTGCATCGCGGCCGCGCGCGAGACGCTGCAGCGCTTTGGACGCATCGACGGTCTCGTCAACAACGCGGGCATCACGCAGCCGGTGCGCACGCTCGAGATCGGCGGCAAGGACTTCGACGCGATCGTCGACGTCAATCTGCGCGGCACGCTGTACATGTCGCAAGCGGTGCTCCCGGCGATGAAGGAGCAGAACGGCGGCAGCATCGTCTGCATGTCCTCGGTCTCGGCGCAGCGCGGCGGCGGCATCTTCGGCGGCCCGCACTACAGCGCCGCGAAAGCGGGCGTGCTCGGCCTCGCCAAGGCGATGGCGCGTGAATTCGGCGCGAACCATATCCGCGTGAACTCGATCACGCCGGGCCTCATCCATACGGATATCACGGGCGACAAACTGACGCCCGCGATGCGCGAGGACATCATCAAAGGCATTCCGCTCGGCCGGCTCGGTGACGCCGCGGACGTCGCGAACGCGTGCCTGTTTCTGCTGAGCGACCTGTCGAGCTACCTGACGGGGATCACGCTCGACGTCAACGGCGGCATGCTGATTCACTGA
- a CDS encoding MFS transporter codes for MKAKYTATVAGDVIPRNDELTFEARTYAKVARRLIPFLMLCYLGAYLDRVNVGFAKLQMLNDLQFSETVYGMGAGIFFLGYFLFEVPSNVILHRVGARRWLARIMLTWAVISASFVFVRTPTAFYVLRFLLGVAEAGFAPGVILYLTYWFPAQRRAKALSLFFMAIPLAGIIGGPLSGAIMHSLHGALSMSGWKWLFLLEALPSLVLGIAILLYLDDGIAKAKWLNDAEKTLLARNVANDAQQTVTHVSIRDFIGDRRLWLMAAIYFCVVLGQYGLTFWLPTIIRKAGVADPLLVGLFTAIPYLCAIVALPLIGMSADRRRERRFHLAIPMLVAAAGFATLPLLGSVGASIVCLSVASAGILASSSQFWSLPTALLGGMSAAAGIAAVNCFANLAGFFSPAIVGWLNDLTGKSTAGLIFISAAVTLGALLVFLVPARSVNR; via the coding sequence ATGAAAGCGAAATACACCGCGACCGTTGCAGGCGACGTGATACCGCGAAACGACGAACTCACGTTCGAAGCGCGGACCTATGCGAAAGTCGCCCGGCGGCTGATTCCATTCCTGATGCTGTGTTATCTCGGCGCGTATCTGGACCGCGTGAACGTCGGCTTCGCGAAGCTGCAGATGCTCAACGATCTGCAATTCAGCGAAACGGTGTACGGGATGGGCGCCGGCATCTTCTTTCTCGGCTACTTCCTGTTCGAGGTGCCGAGCAACGTCATTCTTCATCGCGTCGGCGCGCGCCGCTGGCTTGCGCGAATCATGCTGACGTGGGCCGTCATCTCCGCGAGCTTCGTGTTCGTCAGAACACCTACCGCGTTCTATGTGCTGCGGTTTCTGCTCGGCGTAGCCGAGGCCGGCTTTGCGCCCGGCGTGATCCTTTACCTGACCTACTGGTTCCCGGCGCAGCGTCGCGCCAAGGCGTTGTCGCTGTTCTTCATGGCGATTCCGCTCGCGGGCATCATCGGCGGACCGCTGTCCGGCGCGATCATGCATTCGCTGCACGGCGCGCTGTCGATGTCGGGCTGGAAATGGCTGTTCCTGCTCGAAGCGCTGCCGTCGCTCGTGCTCGGCATCGCGATTCTGCTGTATCTCGACGACGGCATCGCCAAAGCGAAGTGGTTGAACGATGCGGAGAAAACGCTGCTCGCACGCAACGTCGCGAACGATGCGCAACAGACGGTCACGCACGTGTCGATTCGCGACTTCATCGGTGACCGGCGCTTGTGGCTGATGGCCGCGATCTACTTCTGCGTGGTGCTGGGCCAGTATGGCCTGACGTTCTGGCTGCCCACGATCATCCGCAAGGCCGGCGTCGCCGATCCGTTGCTGGTCGGCCTGTTCACCGCGATTCCGTATCTGTGCGCGATCGTCGCGTTGCCGCTGATCGGCATGAGCGCGGATCGTCGCCGCGAGCGCCGCTTTCACCTGGCGATTCCGATGCTGGTCGCCGCCGCCGGCTTCGCGACGTTGCCGCTGCTTGGCAGCGTGGGTGCGTCGATCGTGTGTCTGAGCGTTGCGTCGGCAGGCATTCTCGCTTCGTCGTCGCAGTTCTGGTCGCTGCCGACCGCGCTGCTCGGCGGCATGTCCGCGGCGGCCGGTATCGCCGCGGTGAACTGCTTCGCGAATCTGGCGGGCTTCTTCTCTCCGGCGATCGTCGGCTGGCTCAACGATCTGACCGGCAAGTCCACCGCCGGGCTGATCTTCATTTCCGCCGCGGTAACGCTGGGCGCCTTGCTGGTCTTTCTGGTGCCCGCGCGATCCGTGAACCGATGA
- the phbB gene encoding acetoacetyl-CoA reductase, translating into MGTDRVALVTGGMGGLGAAVSRALHDAGMTVAVTHSTHNDHVPTWLQHERDTGRDFHAYEADIADFDSCARCAQRVLTELGAVDVLINNAGITQDTSFAKMSKEHWDAVLRTDLDGLFNMTKPLLPGMLERRHGRIVNVGSVNGSRGAYGQTNYSSAKAGVHGFTKALALETAKHGVTVNTVSPGYLATAMVEAVPREILDTKILPQIPVGRLGRPDEVAALIAFLCSDEAAFITGADIAINGGMHMH; encoded by the coding sequence ATGGGAACGGATCGCGTGGCATTGGTCACAGGCGGGATGGGCGGTTTGGGCGCGGCGGTCAGCCGGGCGCTTCATGACGCGGGTATGACGGTCGCGGTGACGCACTCGACGCACAACGATCACGTGCCGACCTGGCTGCAGCACGAGCGCGACACGGGGCGCGACTTTCACGCATATGAAGCCGACATCGCCGACTTCGATTCCTGCGCGCGCTGCGCGCAACGCGTGCTGACAGAACTAGGCGCGGTCGACGTGCTGATCAACAACGCCGGCATCACGCAAGACACGAGCTTCGCGAAAATGAGCAAGGAGCACTGGGACGCCGTGCTGCGCACCGATCTCGATGGCCTGTTCAACATGACCAAGCCGCTGTTGCCCGGCATGCTCGAGCGGCGCCACGGCCGTATCGTCAACGTGGGGTCGGTCAACGGCTCGCGCGGCGCCTACGGGCAAACCAACTATTCATCGGCCAAAGCGGGCGTGCACGGCTTTACCAAGGCGCTTGCGCTCGAAACCGCGAAGCACGGCGTTACGGTGAACACCGTGTCGCCCGGTTACCTCGCGACCGCGATGGTCGAAGCGGTGCCGCGCGAGATTCTCGACACGAAGATCCTGCCGCAGATCCCGGTCGGCCGGCTCGGACGTCCGGACGAGGTGGCGGCGTTGATCGCGTTTCTATGCTCCGACGAAGCGGCTTTTATCACCGGTGCCGATATTGCGATCAATGGGGGGATGCATATGCATTGA
- a CDS encoding universal stress protein: protein MSYKSILVHLDTSVRAHPRLEIALQLAHRFHATLTGLFSTYVPPRHAFFVMAGTADYYAEHERLRHERASALERLFRAELARANVDGQWIAANGYANDVVPPYARVADLIVLGQPDPTDPDAFVAEQFVEHIVLSAGRPVLLVPSSGTFAAPGRHALIAWDGSREATRAIHDALPFLAHAAKVTLLTVHSSADRPPQGTAAGDDIALTVARHGVRIDVRELSVADRAPVGDALLSQAADLGCDLIVMGAYAHSRLHEVVLGGATRTMLESMSVPVLLSH, encoded by the coding sequence ATGAGCTACAAAAGCATTCTCGTTCACCTCGATACGAGCGTTCGTGCACATCCGCGTCTCGAGATCGCATTGCAGCTCGCACACCGCTTTCATGCGACGCTGACCGGCCTGTTTTCGACGTACGTGCCGCCGCGGCACGCGTTCTTCGTGATGGCCGGCACCGCCGACTACTATGCGGAGCACGAGCGCCTGCGCCACGAGCGTGCCAGCGCGCTGGAGCGGCTGTTTCGCGCGGAACTCGCGCGCGCGAACGTCGACGGCCAGTGGATCGCCGCGAACGGCTATGCGAACGACGTCGTGCCGCCCTATGCGCGGGTCGCCGATCTGATCGTGCTCGGCCAGCCCGACCCGACCGACCCGGACGCGTTCGTCGCCGAACAGTTCGTCGAGCACATCGTGCTGTCGGCCGGGCGGCCGGTGTTGCTGGTGCCGTCGAGCGGCACCTTCGCGGCGCCCGGCCGCCACGCGCTGATCGCGTGGGACGGCAGCCGCGAAGCGACCCGCGCGATCCACGACGCGCTGCCGTTCCTCGCGCACGCGGCCAAAGTGACGCTGCTGACGGTTCATTCGTCGGCCGATCGTCCGCCGCAGGGCACGGCTGCCGGCGACGACATCGCACTCACCGTCGCGCGTCACGGCGTGAGGATCGACGTGCGCGAGCTGAGCGTCGCGGACCGCGCGCCGGTCGGCGACGCGCTGCTGTCGCAGGCGGCCGACCTCGGCTGCGACCTGATCGTGATGGGCGCCTACGCGCATTCGCGTCTGCACGAAGTCGTGCTGGGCGGCGCGACGCGCACGATGCTCGAATCGATGAGCGTGCCGGTGCTGTTGTCGCACTGA
- a CDS encoding polyketide synthase produces the protein MMASESDAPLGRFASPWTSTASGQPEGWFDYASAYQTAQGAAREYAARSFADWSKSIAFAVQREAEWFDAANRACAAWSAWWQAAYGIAPGVAPLAGGLSAWWWSSQNALPFAGVV, from the coding sequence ATGATGGCATCCGAATCCGACGCGCCGCTCGGACGCTTCGCTTCACCATGGACCTCGACGGCATCCGGACAGCCCGAAGGCTGGTTCGATTACGCGTCGGCGTATCAGACCGCGCAGGGCGCGGCGCGCGAGTACGCGGCGCGGAGTTTCGCCGACTGGAGCAAATCGATCGCCTTCGCCGTACAGCGCGAGGCGGAGTGGTTCGACGCGGCGAACCGCGCTTGCGCTGCGTGGTCTGCGTGGTGGCAGGCGGCGTACGGCATCGCGCCGGGCGTCGCGCCGCTCGCGGGCGGCTTGAGCGCGTGGTGGTGGAGCTCGCAGAACGCGCTGCCGTTCGCGGGCGTCGTTTAG
- a CDS encoding LysR substrate-binding domain-containing protein: MRIPPLKAIIAFESVARTKSVNRAADELGLTASAVSHQLSNLESIIGQALFQRSGRGLVLTPTGERYLADVTGSLADLSRATERASSRTDVEILRVHSSPSFGLMWLLPRLSSFQEANDDIQLNVACSYENVSFSNGFYDIDVRHGYGNWTNVEVKTVRGEFIAPLASPKYLAQHPVKTPEDLLSHRLIYSESPLVQWKQWFGRTGVSAAHKTFDFSFDRSYMSLETAALGLGIALESLMLASVKIREGLLAPVFDASFAVEVGAHHLVYPAQNADLPRVERFLAWIEREAAADLRG, translated from the coding sequence ATGCGCATCCCACCGCTGAAGGCGATCATCGCGTTCGAAAGCGTTGCGCGCACGAAAAGCGTAAATCGCGCGGCCGACGAACTTGGCCTGACCGCGTCGGCGGTGAGTCATCAGCTGAGCAACCTCGAATCGATCATCGGGCAGGCGCTGTTCCAGCGCTCCGGCCGCGGACTCGTGCTGACGCCGACCGGCGAGCGTTATCTGGCCGACGTGACGGGCTCGCTCGCGGACCTGAGCCGCGCGACCGAACGCGCGTCGAGCCGTACCGACGTCGAGATCCTGCGCGTGCATTCGAGCCCGAGCTTCGGCCTGATGTGGCTGCTGCCGCGACTGTCTTCGTTCCAGGAAGCGAACGACGACATCCAGCTGAACGTCGCCTGCTCATACGAAAACGTGTCGTTCTCGAACGGCTTCTACGACATCGACGTGCGCCACGGCTACGGCAACTGGACCAACGTCGAAGTCAAAACGGTGCGCGGCGAGTTCATCGCGCCGCTCGCGTCGCCGAAGTACCTCGCGCAACATCCGGTGAAGACGCCGGAAGACCTGCTGTCGCATCGGCTGATTTATTCGGAGTCGCCGCTCGTGCAGTGGAAACAGTGGTTCGGCAGGACCGGTGTCTCCGCCGCGCACAAGACCTTCGACTTCTCGTTCGACCGCTCGTACATGTCGCTCGAAACCGCGGCGCTCGGGCTCGGCATCGCGCTCGAAAGCCTGATGCTCGCATCGGTGAAGATACGCGAAGGCCTGCTCGCGCCCGTGTTCGACGCCAGCTTCGCGGTCGAAGTCGGTGCCCACCATCTCGTCTATCCGGCGCAGAACGCGGACCTGCCGCGCGTCGAGCGCTTTCTTGCGTGGATCGAGCGCGAAGCGGCCGCCGACTTGCGGGGCTGA
- a CDS encoding transketolase codes for MDTETITESVTLAERAYRIRRNALLMGEVQGQGYIGQALDIADVLAVAYFGAMRYRAEDPEWEGRDRFLLSNGHYAIALYAALFEAGILPADELETYGSDDSRLPMSGMASYTPGMEMSGGSLGQGLTIAVGRCLGLKRKASDSFVYTLFSDGELDEGAVWEGLMSAAHWKLDNLIAIVDVNNQQADGPSTQIMAFEPLVDKLEAFGWYTQRLDGNDIDAVKRAFDNARHHDKPQPRIIVCDTKMGCGVPFLEAREKNHFIRVDAHEWQLALEALEAGRQA; via the coding sequence ATGGACACTGAGACCATCACCGAGTCGGTCACGCTCGCCGAGCGTGCGTACCGCATCCGCCGCAACGCGTTGCTGATGGGCGAAGTACAGGGCCAGGGCTATATCGGCCAGGCGCTCGACATCGCCGACGTGCTGGCCGTCGCCTACTTCGGCGCGATGCGTTACCGCGCCGAAGACCCCGAATGGGAAGGCCGCGACCGCTTCCTGCTGTCGAATGGCCACTACGCGATTGCTTTATACGCGGCGCTGTTCGAAGCCGGCATCCTGCCCGCCGATGAACTCGAAACCTACGGCAGCGACGACAGCCGTCTGCCGATGTCCGGCATGGCGAGCTACACGCCCGGCATGGAGATGTCGGGCGGCTCGCTCGGCCAGGGGCTGACGATCGCCGTCGGCCGCTGCCTCGGATTGAAGCGCAAAGCGTCGGACTCCTTCGTCTACACGCTGTTCTCCGACGGCGAACTCGACGAAGGCGCGGTCTGGGAAGGCCTGATGTCGGCCGCGCACTGGAAGCTCGACAACCTGATCGCGATCGTCGACGTAAACAACCAGCAGGCCGATGGTCCATCAACGCAGATCATGGCGTTCGAGCCACTCGTCGACAAGCTCGAAGCATTCGGCTGGTACACGCAGCGCCTGGACGGCAACGACATCGACGCGGTGAAGCGCGCCTTCGACAACGCGCGTCATCACGACAAGCCGCAACCGCGCATCATCGTCTGCGATACGAAGATGGGCTGTGGCGTGCCGTTCCTCGAAGCGCGCGAGAAGAATCACTTCATCCGCGTCGATGCACACGAATGGCAACTCGCGCTCGAAGCGCTCGAAGCCGGGAGACAAGCATGA
- a CDS encoding type II toxin-antitoxin system VapC family toxin: MRLLLDTHVFLWAVTDDRKLTKAARKLILDASEVFVSSASIWEASIKAGLGKLEVDVNLLVSEIEASGFLELPVRAVHAALVRDLPDIYKDPFDRLLVAQALSEPLRLLSSDGHLSKYTDLVIAV; this comes from the coding sequence ATGCGACTCCTTCTCGATACGCACGTTTTCCTCTGGGCAGTCACGGACGATCGCAAGCTGACCAAAGCTGCCCGTAAGCTGATACTCGATGCAAGCGAGGTCTTCGTCAGCAGCGCGAGTATCTGGGAGGCCTCGATCAAAGCCGGTCTTGGAAAGCTCGAGGTGGACGTCAATCTCCTCGTTTCTGAGATCGAAGCGAGCGGCTTTCTGGAATTGCCCGTGCGGGCAGTGCATGCCGCTCTGGTTCGAGATTTGCCCGATATTTACAAGGATCCATTTGATCGGCTTCTGGTCGCACAAGCTCTTTCGGAGCCGTTGCGCTTGCTGAGTTCAGACGGCCACCTGTCGAAATACACAGACCTGGTTATCGCCGTCTAG
- a CDS encoding type II toxin-antitoxin system Phd/YefM family antitoxin: MQTVNIHEAKSQFSRLVDAAASGEEIVIAKAGKPAARLVPMEYAKPVRRFGGLKGKVRIADDFDAPLPDDVIAAFEGR; this comes from the coding sequence ATGCAGACAGTCAATATCCACGAAGCAAAGAGCCAGTTTTCGCGCCTCGTCGATGCCGCGGCCAGCGGTGAGGAGATCGTGATCGCAAAGGCCGGCAAGCCGGCAGCGCGGCTCGTACCGATGGAATATGCCAAGCCCGTTCGGCGGTTTGGTGGACTGAAGGGGAAGGTTCGCATTGCGGACGACTTTGACGCACCCTTGCCCGATGACGTTATCGCGGCATTCGAAGGGCGTTGA
- a CDS encoding transketolase family protein encodes MSTVANKPRLKTSAMIASIAAEGQVTRSAPFGHALVELARTKASVIGMTADLGKYTDLHIFAKEFPDRYYQMGMAEQLLMGAAAGFAHEGAQPFVTTYAVFGTRRAYDFIHQTIAEDNLDVKIVCALPGLTTGYGPSHQAAEDLALMRAMPNMTVIDPCDALDIQQMVPAIAAHEGPVYARLLRGNVPAVLDEYDYRFELGKAKLLRDGNDVLLISSGIMTMRSLEVAKALEADNVGVAVLHVPTIKPLDTVTILREAKRTGRMVIVAENHTVIGGLGEAVARTLLSAGVAPPFRQIALPDAFLAAGALPTLHDLYGISTNAMTATIKTWLD; translated from the coding sequence ATGAGTACCGTTGCAAATAAGCCGCGCCTTAAAACCTCGGCGATGATCGCGTCGATTGCCGCCGAAGGACAGGTCACGCGTTCGGCGCCGTTCGGTCACGCGCTGGTCGAACTGGCGCGCACCAAGGCGAGCGTGATCGGCATGACGGCCGATCTCGGCAAGTACACCGACCTGCATATCTTCGCGAAGGAATTTCCGGACCGCTACTACCAGATGGGCATGGCCGAGCAACTGCTGATGGGCGCGGCCGCCGGCTTCGCGCACGAAGGCGCGCAGCCGTTCGTCACGACCTACGCGGTGTTCGGAACGCGCCGCGCGTACGACTTCATTCATCAAACGATCGCCGAAGACAATCTCGACGTGAAGATCGTCTGCGCGTTGCCGGGCCTGACGACCGGCTACGGCCCGAGTCACCAGGCGGCCGAAGATCTCGCGCTGATGCGCGCGATGCCGAACATGACGGTGATCGATCCGTGCGACGCGCTCGATATCCAGCAGATGGTGCCGGCCATTGCCGCACACGAAGGGCCGGTCTATGCACGCCTGTTGCGCGGCAACGTGCCCGCCGTGCTCGACGAATACGACTATCGCTTCGAATTGGGCAAGGCGAAGCTGCTGCGCGACGGCAACGACGTGCTGCTGATCTCGTCGGGGATCATGACGATGCGCTCGCTCGAAGTCGCGAAGGCACTCGAGGCAGATAACGTCGGTGTGGCGGTGCTGCACGTGCCGACCATCAAGCCGCTCGACACCGTGACGATCCTGCGCGAAGCGAAGCGCACGGGCCGCATGGTGATCGTCGCGGAGAACCATACGGTGATCGGCGGACTCGGCGAAGCCGTGGCGCGCACGCTGCTCAGCGCTGGAGTTGCGCCGCCGTTCCGGCAAATCGCGCTGCCCGACGCGTTCCTCGCCGCTGGTGCGCTGCCGACGCTGCACGATCTGTATGGCATCTCCACTAACGCGATGACTGCGACGATCAAAACGTGGCTCGATTGA
- the phaZ gene encoding polyhydroxyalkanoate depolymerase, translating to MWYAFIDAQQRLARAMVRRVLTDSGSMPSAQTGWPSPNHAADAFSHWLLRSTCAFERTPPFAIHSVAVDGRRVSVDENVVASLPLGALLRFKRNLPTPPTDTKPPVLLCAPLAGHHSVMLRETVETLLEERDVFVTDWTDARDVPLEAGPLSLDDYVQALDSFIGTARAFGSPVHVVAICQASVPALGAAALLAVDEAAPLASISLLGGPIDTRLNPTVTDRFASSHTLEWFHDHAIDIVPPPYRGAGRLVYPGFIQQAAIFAAHPERQLRLEADYWSRWLAGDIPGAQRALRSANEYAAVLDMTECYFLDMLRVVFHEHLLPRDLWSVAGRRVRIAALRDTPLCTIEGDSDEITGAGQTHCAHALCDTSPMRTARQITIEQCNHYDLFIGPRWRDAVYPGLCEFWRDVEHAASEVCQPRREARGSADRRPA from the coding sequence ATGTGGTACGCCTTTATCGACGCACAACAACGCCTCGCTCGCGCGATGGTCAGGAGAGTTCTAACCGATTCGGGGTCGATGCCGAGCGCGCAAACGGGCTGGCCCAGCCCGAATCATGCGGCCGACGCGTTCAGCCACTGGCTGCTGAGATCGACCTGCGCTTTCGAGCGAACGCCGCCATTCGCGATCCACTCGGTTGCCGTCGACGGTCGCCGCGTGAGCGTCGACGAAAACGTCGTCGCCTCGTTGCCACTCGGCGCGCTGCTCAGATTCAAGCGCAACCTGCCTACACCACCTACTGACACCAAACCGCCAGTGCTATTGTGCGCGCCACTCGCCGGACATCACTCGGTGATGCTGCGCGAGACCGTCGAGACGCTGCTCGAAGAACGTGACGTATTCGTGACCGATTGGACCGATGCGCGCGACGTTCCGCTCGAAGCGGGCCCGCTATCGCTCGACGACTACGTGCAGGCGCTCGATAGCTTCATCGGCACCGCCCGCGCGTTCGGGTCGCCGGTTCATGTGGTCGCAATCTGTCAGGCGAGCGTGCCCGCGCTCGGCGCCGCGGCGCTGCTCGCAGTGGACGAGGCCGCCCCGCTTGCGAGCATCTCGCTGCTGGGCGGCCCGATCGATACCCGTTTGAACCCAACCGTCACGGACCGCTTCGCGAGTTCGCATACGCTCGAGTGGTTCCACGATCATGCGATCGATATCGTTCCACCGCCCTATCGCGGCGCGGGACGTCTCGTGTATCCGGGATTCATCCAGCAGGCCGCGATTTTTGCCGCGCATCCGGAGCGGCAGTTGCGGCTGGAAGCGGACTACTGGTCCCGCTGGCTCGCCGGCGACATCCCCGGTGCGCAGCGGGCGCTGCGCTCGGCCAACGAATATGCGGCGGTCCTCGATATGACGGAGTGCTACTTCCTCGACATGCTTCGCGTGGTGTTTCACGAACATCTGTTGCCGCGTGATTTATGGTCGGTCGCCGGGCGCCGGGTGCGGATCGCCGCGCTGCGCGATACTCCGCTGTGCACGATCGAGGGCGACAGCGACGAGATCACCGGCGCGGGGCAAACACATTGCGCGCATGCGCTGTGCGATACATCGCCGATGCGGACGGCGCGGCAAATCACCATCGAGCAGTGCAATCACTATGACCTGTTCATCGGTCCGCGTTGGCGCGATGCGGTTTATCCGGGCCTCTGCGAATTCTGGCGCGATGTCGAACACGCCGCGTCGGAGGTTTGCCAGCCGCGCCGCGAGGCCAGGGGTTCGGCGGACCGCAGACCGGCGTGA
- a CDS encoding universal stress protein — translation MFHRLLVALDGSATASRAFDAALTLAAESGAELMPLYVIDAPIIAYDAPGFDPSTIEDAFIEEGKRIAADAQSRMSARGVKGTARTVEAATTGEDVAHRIVETAREWHADAIVMGTHGRRGFQRLMLGSVAERVLRRACCPVLMIPAQASGATRVQPAPDSADSGSA, via the coding sequence ATGTTTCACCGCCTACTCGTCGCGCTCGACGGCAGCGCCACGGCCTCGCGCGCGTTCGACGCCGCGCTGACCCTCGCCGCCGAATCGGGCGCCGAGCTGATGCCGCTGTACGTGATCGACGCACCCATCATCGCTTACGACGCGCCCGGCTTCGACCCTTCCACGATCGAGGACGCGTTCATCGAGGAAGGCAAGCGGATCGCGGCCGACGCGCAGAGCCGGATGAGCGCACGCGGGGTCAAGGGCACGGCCCGCACCGTCGAAGCCGCGACCACCGGCGAAGACGTCGCGCATCGCATCGTCGAGACGGCGCGCGAATGGCACGCCGATGCGATCGTGATGGGCACGCACGGCCGCCGCGGGTTTCAACGGCTGATGCTCGGCAGCGTCGCCGAGCGCGTGCTGCGCCGCGCCTGTTGCCCGGTGCTGATGATTCCCGCGCAGGCGAGCGGCGCGACGCGCGTCCAGCCAGCCCCGGACAGCGCCGACAGCGGCTCCGCCTGA
- a CDS encoding PRC-barrel domain-containing protein — protein MDLPDPLDPNASSTPAQPATGARIAGGGVGDGPGPDVMAAATLDGNKVLSSDGQDLGKISDIMLDVRSGRIAYAVLTEGAILGIGGTLHAIPWRALTLDTDRKCFQLDATAEQVKSSPGFDKDHWPAMADRAWGASVHQFYHREPYWEATRGVVESDPAARIDPTTGI, from the coding sequence ATGGACCTGCCCGATCCTCTCGACCCGAACGCCTCCTCGACTCCCGCACAGCCGGCCACCGGCGCACGGATCGCCGGCGGTGGTGTTGGCGATGGTCCCGGCCCCGACGTAATGGCCGCCGCCACGCTCGACGGCAACAAGGTACTGTCTTCCGACGGCCAGGACCTCGGCAAGATTTCCGACATCATGCTCGACGTGCGCAGCGGCCGCATCGCGTATGCGGTGCTGACGGAGGGCGCCATTCTCGGCATCGGCGGCACCTTGCACGCGATCCCCTGGCGCGCGCTGACGCTCGACACGGACCGCAAGTGCTTCCAGCTGGACGCCACGGCCGAGCAGGTGAAAAGTTCGCCGGGCTTCGACAAGGACCATTGGCCGGCGATGGCCGATCGCGCATGGGGCGCGTCGGTCCACCAGTTCTATCATCGCGAACCGTACTGGGAAGCCACACGCGGTGTCGTCGAAAGCGATCCCGCCGCACGTATCGATCCGACCACCGGGATCTGA
- a CDS encoding flavin reductase family protein — MSNRIARLFRHLTSGVYVIGVADGERRNAFTASSVMQVSFAPLLVALGISPEHQSYELLRSGAVFAISVLRADQQKLAEHFGTQSGRAVDKLATTRWRTCVTGAPLLVDALAHFECRVVDDIAAGDHRVVIGRVVDGALAGAGGKPLIYAQTGNLDMSEDLYPGTFS, encoded by the coding sequence ATGAGCAACAGGATCGCGCGGCTTTTCCGGCATCTGACGTCAGGCGTATATGTGATCGGCGTAGCGGACGGCGAGCGCCGCAATGCGTTCACCGCAAGCTCGGTGATGCAGGTTTCGTTTGCACCATTGCTCGTCGCGCTCGGCATCAGTCCCGAGCATCAGTCGTACGAACTGCTGCGCAGCGGCGCGGTGTTTGCGATCAGCGTGCTGCGCGCGGATCAACAGAAGCTCGCCGAGCACTTCGGCACGCAGTCGGGCCGCGCCGTCGACAAGCTCGCGACGACTCGCTGGCGTACCTGCGTGACCGGCGCGCCGCTATTGGTCGATGCGCTCGCGCATTTCGAGTGCCGGGTGGTCGATGACATCGCGGCGGGAGATCATCGGGTGGTGATCGGGCGTGTCGTCGATGGCGCGCTAGCGGGCGCGGGCGGAAAGCCGCTGATCTATGCGCAGACCGGCAATCTCGATATGAGCGAGGACCTTTATCCCGGGACGTTTTCGTAG